The Agelaius phoeniceus isolate bAgePho1 chromosome 19, bAgePho1.hap1, whole genome shotgun sequence genome includes the window caggctgcagctgaacAAACCATACCTTATTGCTTTTCTAAACAGAGTCTGTCTACCTCCTTTGTAGATACCCCTGGCTGTCTCCCAGAAGAAGaataaaaccaccaaaaaaccccgcAACTCCTGCCTTATGCAAACTAGCTAAGACACAGGTGTCAGTGGCTCATCAAGAATTATGACATCTTCTTAGCAGGGCACCAGATAGTGTCAGGGTAAAGCAGACAATGGACAGATTTaaatctatattaaaaaaaaaagaagaaaagacagCATTAGATTGGAATTCTCCATACATGGAACATACTAGCATTGAATGTGCAGCAGGCTGATGGAGCAGGGGGTGCGTCTACCTGCTTTGGCACAGTAACGAGCTGACACGACAAAATAAACCCTTTAGTGGGTCTGATAATCTTACAGATGACTAACATGAACAAGGTAGGAAGATCTTGTTTTGGAAGAGGACACTAACCTAGTTGGATCTTGCTGAAGGCCAAACACTCCTCCCACGCTAACGACATTGTGTTTGTTCTCAGGGTCACCGTAACTCAGGGTTACCTGTAAAAATAAGGAAGTATTCAAAACTTGTAACACTAATGCAGAAAACCAGAGTGGAGTAGCAGGGTTATTAATGAGGTACCAAGAAAGACTCCAAAGATGCTGTCTAATCTGAACATGGATGACATTTGGAGGACAGTGATTAGCTCTGACGTAAGCAACGCTGGCACTGAAGGACACTAAGGGCAATGTGGGAGAATGCACAGAGGATCTGAAAGGTGCATTGCCCTGAAGGACAAGATGACTTTCAACTGTAAGCTTTGTAAGGACATGAATTCTGCTACTGTTTGTACCTTCGCTAAATAACATGTTCATCCTTACCAGACATTGCCTGAAGTCTGCAATAGCAATATTTTAGCACAGggggaaaatataaatatttgcatATTAAGTAGCATGAAAAGGATTGTCATGTTTCAAATCTGAAACAAAGTTTAGATCTTTGGAACCCCAGGTCCTTCCACACAAGCACTGCATTAAGAATTTTTCATGTGTCAGGTGCAAGAAgacttgtattttttttgtaattgtaCATTTCCTGGTTTTTGGGTTAGCTGTCTTCGTCTCATGGAACCTATGATGACCAGTGAAACAATGGCCAGTTGTTGGACTGCTGCTACAGTCAAATTCACTAACATAAAGGGGGGGTGACATCACGGTGGAATTTGGCCCCAAGCACACATTTCTACTGCCTAATACAATTGCCAGAAAAATATAACTACCCGGCATGCAGGGGAAAACCACACTCCTGTTTACTCATGGTGCCAAGCACTGTGATGCAGGCAACACTGCTGGATGGCCTTGTGGCTCCATCTGCTGCCAGGGAGGTAAAATGTAGCCCAGCAACTAAAAAGCAAATTGATTTTTCAGAAGCAATTTTAAGTTTCATGAGATTCATACAAATTgttctttaaaattattaacaTTTAATTATGTCAAATACTTATATAGCTGCCTTTCTGAACATGAATTAAGACTACAACTTTGTTAGGCAAAACCAGGAACACTATTTAGCAAACTTCCACACTTTCTGCTACAGCTACACGCATAAAATCAGGGTTTAGGAGGAGATGGGGTACACCCTACCTAGGCTTCATGTAGCAGAATGTGTCCCCAAAGGAGGGGACAGCTACATGACCTAGTTGGCTAGAGTGAAACAGTGCTTTTCACCAAAATGAAGGAATTGAGCAGGTCACAGCTCTGAGTGAGTCTGTAGATATCCTTCTTTGCTGAAGAGTGCTAAGTCTACATAGTCTGTTCTTTCTGATCAGACTGAGGTGTAACTGTAAGAACAGGACATGAAGCATAGCTCtacctgctgcagcacagactcCCCTTGCAGTCTCTGCAGATTTTCCAGGTGGGAGTGGAACAatgggctgtgcagcagcttTACCTCCAGCAGCCCTTCGATGATGTAGCCAATGGTGCAGTCGTCAGGAAGACGTACTCTTTCTGCAGTACTAATGAAATTGCCCAGGCTGTGACAGAGAGCATAGGAGACAAgccaaaatgtgttttaaaaccTCCCAGACATGTATTGATGGAGCTCAGCTAGGGACAATGCTTACCTGGCCCAGGGACTCATCTTCAGGGCAAGACCTCGGCTGATACAGAACCCAGCTCCGCCTGTGGCAAACCAGAATTTCACCGTTGTCTTCTgaagagcaaaaagaaaaaacacacagCAGTTACTGACAATCAGCTTTTTGCAtttggctgggcagggaacTCAAGGTTCTACTTGATATCACATATTACATCTGAGTCAGAACAAGCCTACAGATGAATCCCTATTTGTTTAGGCTGCTGAAAGCAGCTAGCTGTTCTCTCAAATGAAACTATCTTGAAACAGACAGCATGTGAACCATCAAATTAGCATAAGGGAGGTAGCCCACATGAAATGGATAGTCCCACTTCCACACAATTACATCTGTCCTCTATTCATTTTAACCAAGGGTCATAGCCAGCTCAGTGTTACGGAGGATGTCAAAGGTGGTCCATATATATATTGGCTCTATGTCCAAGGAGACTATTTTGTTGTGCAGTCTTCCCTAACAAGCTGCTTTATAACTTTTTATGATGTTCTGGCCAGTGGATTGATATATCTTTAAACAGACTTGCCAGTGCAGGTGACCTGGTTAGGATTTTCTCCTTAGCACATGTATCTTGTGGTTGAGATATGTTTGCTTTCGGTTCTTGGAAACCTATAACCACTTTATATTGCAAATGCTTTATCTATCCAGAAAGCTTCTGTCACCCACGTGAAGTTGGTTCAAGATTATGACAATGTGTGTGATACTGCActcaaaacaaattaaaaacccCTTGAACTCCCACCCAAACTCCCAAGTCCTAAAATAAGGAACATTGCCCCCACCGCCACTAAAGGAAAAGTAAAAGTCAAGGTGGGGAGGCCCTACTAAGCTCAGTGTGAGGGAGATCAGCATGCACGAGTAAAGGAACAGAAACAGCCAGCCATCCAGGAGAAAACCTCCATTGTGCATATGTATGCACACAACATCAGGCTGAAGGTGCATGTAACCCAGCATCCTGCCTCTGAAAATGACCATCATCAGGTTCATTTCTTGCAGATTAAAGCACTTGGGTTTATAGGGAAATCCTATGAATTGTCAAGGTTTTAAAGGCTTAGAAGATTGAAATGTCTCTCAGACAAACTGAAAAAGTTTGCTTACTGATCCATCACTTTGGACATGGTCAGCTGCTTCGATGGGATGGTCCAGGCTCGGTCGCCCCACATACACGTCCTGGCTGTGTGAGAAGGCAGACAGGAGATGCAGAAGAGTCCGAGGGTTCACATAGTTGTCATCATCCACATGGCAAAACCAtcttcaaacaaaacaaaccaagaagtTATAGGGACAAAGAAATGAGTTATAAGTTTACAACTGAGTCATAGTCTTTCAGGCTTGGAGCAGAAAGTATTTCTTATTATCCCAAATTACAGAATAGGGAAGATGAAAGCACCCACAGATGCTAAGTCTGCAAAGAGGCTGAAATTAATAACTTCCTTAGATTATAATCCTTTCCACCTTTCAGATGATGCTTGTTTATAAACACTGTTTCATGCTGTGCTCCCTTTCCTGCACTCATCCCTACATTTTAGCTAATACTACATTCCTTACTGGAACAGAGGTGGTTACTCAAGTTTCCTGTAAGCACAGAACTGGAAGAAACAAAGTCAATCGGAACAATGTGTTTCACTTACTTTTGCCCAGATTCCAGGAATTTATCATATTCCACAGACATCTTGCAGCAGAGAGCTTGTCGGGTATGGACAGCAGAACAGTTGGTGTTGATCATATGATCCCCTAGAAGAATAAAGATCAGCCCTTTCAGGTCTGAGGAGCATGTGTAGTCAAAAAAAAGACTATAAAAAAAGTGCACATTTGGCACTAATACTATACATCTGAGGTGCACATGGTGCACACATGGAGAAGAagctgcaggacaggcagggctcACAGGTTACCCATCTGGTATGTATATCTGTAAGTTGCAGAGTCATGAAACTGTGTGACTGCATTAAAACAAGCAAGGGTATATAAGCAGTGTCATGAGATGTGTGTGAAAGAAATACCTACTATGACTTTGAACCACATAAATTTAAGTTTACTAACAAGAAGAAAAGGGGTGCAAAAGTGAACCCAGTATTCTGGAAGTTCCAGGCATCTTGTCCAGGTGGCAATTAGAGAGaagttttctctgttttctccaTCTTAACTTCCCTAGTTGCTTGTACAGCATGAAATAAGGAGTTCTATAGAGAatatgaaagaaacaaaactcagTTATAATAGACAGCATGCACCTCTGCTGCTACACAGCTCACCTGCTTTCAGGCGTAGCTCCCGATCCTCCCAGTCCGTGAATATAAATGTCTGTGGAAGACAAAAACCGTGTGTCCACATTTAAGAACCTTCAGATTCTAATTTTAAATTTGCTCAGTTTCAGTTAGAATTCAGAATGTTTTGTCTCTCTTGGTAGTTTGTTTCACAGTAGGCACTGGAAAGGGGGAAGGGAATGGGGGTGCAGAGACCCCCCAGCAACTTCAACCCCTGCCTTAGTTGTTACATTTTTTCATTACAAACCAGAATAATGTCATTTTAATAAAGCAGGCTGCATTTTACCCTCCTTGTCTCATGGTACAGACAACAGATTTCCAGACAGAAAGgattttggtctttttttggTACTACCTCCTCTCTCTGGCTAGGAATCATCCACAGCTGCCAAGCaggtaaagaagaaaaaatagaagTCAGGGTGGGAAGTGGGAGGTGTTTAACACAGTCTTCTTCCAATGGctggaaaaaatcccattaataTACTTGAACAGACCAAAATTCTGAAACAAGGGAACAAACTTTATGTTCTAGAGAAAACCTTAAGTACTTAGTCCAAAATATCGGCTTAGATGCATCATCACCAGGAATATTTCACTATCATGAAAGCACTTTCTGCAGTCATACAAAAATCAGCAAACTATGTCTGCTTGGAAACTGGCCTAATCAGCAACGAACTCTTTTGGAAGTATGTTCACACCAAGCGTTTATATAAAACGACTTTCCACAGTCTTACAAAGAAAGCCTTTTTTAACATAAGGGAGAAAAACTCGGTGGGAGCGCACTAGCTGTCCTGGAAGCGCAGGGCCGGAGCTGCCGGCTGCCCCTGCACGCTGGCGAAGTCTCTCACCTGTCCTCTCGCCTGGGAGATCCAGGTTTGGAGGAGCAAGTCCAGC containing:
- the RFNG gene encoding beta-1,3-N-acetylglucosaminyltransferase radical fringe, which codes for MSGPCLGLRRAGVLLSLGAAALLLLLLPRGPRPAAPRPPCPAGPSAAPPHRAGPAGSAGAPGGGPGAGGLAGSSQLARRGRLGTAGSAARESLELKDIFIAVKTTRKYHRSRLDLLLQTWISQARGQTFIFTDWEDRELRLKAGDHMINTNCSAVHTRQALCCKMSVEYDKFLESGQKWFCHVDDDNYVNPRTLLHLLSAFSHSQDVYVGRPSLDHPIEAADHVQSDGSKTTVKFWFATGGAGFCISRGLALKMSPWASLGNFISTAERVRLPDDCTIGYIIEGLLEVKLLHSPLFHSHLENLQRLQGESVLQQVTLSYGDPENKHNVVSVGGVFGLQQDPTRFKSVHCLLYPDTIWCPAKKMS